TAGCGTGCTTGCTTGGCGACCCAGTGGTGGTGTGTTTATTTATACAAGCTTTTCTATAAATAAAATCAATTACATTATAAAGTTAGATGATTTAAGACATGCGCGGGCTTTTAATTCACCCCGCTAGAAATTCTGTGTTCAATTATTTTCATTCCAGACATCCACGCGTGACGTTACGCGTGACGTACTGGCTCGGCACAGCACCGCCGCTTCTTGAACGACGCCTGGTTTACCgttgaacgggagccttaacgctgtagCGCTAAAACAACCTGCTAGCATATCCTAGCTGGTCTTTAACATGGCCCAATTAGATGTCTTTCATCTTTGTTCGCAGATACGGATAATGGAACCGGCAACCACATATGGTTCCTGGAAACTTCTTCCCGCCGCACGTTGAGTGCCAGGGAGGCCTGCAGTATCGAGTCGGCATGCGTGCACAACTTACACTACACCGTCCATCTTCTTTCGACCGGGAACATAACGGACGCCGACTGCCCGTACCACCGCGTGCTTTCTACACTGGGCAACTTCCGCTCGGAGTCTCTGAACGCCACATCGGAGCTGGCCGCCACTCCTCTGGCCGCACTGCACGCAGAAGGAGCCCTTCTGGGGGGACCATACTATACAGCGCACCTAAGCGATTTTCTTCGATACGCTGTGCTTTGGAAGCGAGGCGGTGTGTATCTGGACACCGACGTCATAGTATTTAAGTCACTGAATGGCATCACAAACAGTGCCGTGTACCAAGACGACGACGGTGTCGTGGCCAACGGGATACTGTTCTTCGACCGGCAGCACCCGGTGCTTGAAGCCCTCATGACGATGTGCGCCGACAATTACAATCCATATGTGTGGGCCGCCTGCGGCCCTGCTATCATGTCGCTACTGCCGACGCACGTGGTACTCCGCGAGTACGTCAACTTTCTGGACAAGACGACATTCCTGGCTGTCCCGTATCAGGAATGGGAGAGTTTGTTTGAAAGTAACCGGACACAGTGGGTGATGGGGATTACAAATAGCAGCTACGGCTCACATTTCTGGAACAATCTGAGCAAAGAGAGGAGTGTGACGCCTGGATCCGGTTGCGCAGTGGACGTCATGGCTAAGGCCCACTGTCCCCGTGTGTACAAGCTCGCGTCCACGCAGTCGTACTTGTGATGCATATGTATACTTTAGAATGCAGTAATTGATTCGTCAAACATGACGGTCTAATCAACGAACAGGGCTTTGATGAGGGCGACTGCTGAGGTTCTCCTGTGACATTCTATAAAAATGCGGGTAGGCTGGTCGATTCACCGTACCATTTTATCTCAACAGAAGCAACCATCTTGATTTTTTTCTGGTTCTGCGTCATCAGTACAAGCTTTGATGCTAAGTGACTGCTGGGAGGACAGTAACTTGAGGCCAAAAATTACGAACGGTTAGTGTGGCTTGTCTAAATGCGAATTAGGGCCGCTAGCACTTCGGTGTTCACTTCAGTCttggttcgaggctcggttttcaacgTATAATAGGCATCACATAATTATCAGCGAAATGGATGAGCGATATCGGTAAGCGGGTGTTAGTGCTAGCGCACAAAATCTGGAGGCGACAATTAAGCTTCATCGTAAGGGTATCACGCCATAACGTTAATTGGTTATTGGTTACGGTCGTTCTCTGCTCTTGATGCATAGATCGCTGGGAAcattcataccactcctggcgctacGGAAAAGTGGTGTACCGATAGCCACTCCCCTGCGATAGGAGGTGCTGCCGCAGGAGTGGCCTGTGGGACACAGGAGCAACCTGCGTCTGTAGGCTGGCAGTGACGACCGAGCAACCTGCGTTGATAGACAGACAGCGGTGAAATCGATGAATGGAGGTCTCAGTGCTTGCGTACTTAATTGTCTTATTACCTCAATAGCCTGTTCCACACTGGCAAAGACGAATCACCGTTTATTTGTGCTGCCTGATTCATACTGTGAAGTGATTTTTAGTGTGCGAGCTCTAAAACTCTCCGTCTcagatttcgccgatgtttgtTTGTCTGAATCCTCTCCGTAGCCTTGAAGTAGCACAAGAAAAGCAACATGGatctcacaagtcccaccggtggcagcacctgccattgcaggacagtagcgcatcgcttaaacTCTGCACTACTACGCTACGAGTAGTATGAGGAcacccagagatctatgaatgtaatgtagagaatgaccaattctgcatttatgagcattaacccattagcacTATCAAAACCACTTCCATCCGTGTGTAAAGGATCCGAACACTGCAATCGTAGTGAAAGCAGAATTCCTAGCACACCCTATTCGGATTTGA
The Amblyomma americanum isolate KBUSLIRL-KWMA chromosome 3, ASM5285725v1, whole genome shotgun sequence genome window above contains:
- the LOC144124873 gene encoding lactosylceramide 4-alpha-galactosyltransferase-like — encoded protein: MTQKLTRQSQLQKEFCKAKVRLFFTPFVALAVVGTLTLWLRTNCEDSWQRSLRAYKRAKNGNCNTDNGTGNHIWFLETSSRRTLSAREACSIESACVHNLHYTVHLLSTGNITDADCPYHRVLSTLGNFRSESLNATSELAATPLAALHAEGALLGGPYYTAHLSDFLRYAVLWKRGGVYLDTDVIVFKSLNGITNSAVYQDDDGVVANGILFFDRQHPVLEALMTMCADNYNPYVWAACGPAIMSLLPTHVVLREYVNFLDKTTFLAVPYQEWESLFESNRTQWVMGITNSSYGSHFWNNLSKERSVTPGSGCAVDVMAKAHCPRVYKLASTQSYL